The Agromyces atrinae genome window below encodes:
- the rdgB gene encoding RdgB/HAM1 family non-canonical purine NTP pyrophosphatase: MSLEIVLATHNAHKVSEFQRIIGGRMPEVTVLPYDGPEPIEDGTSFIENAFVKARAAAAHTGRIALADDSGIGVDVMGGAPGIFSARWSGSSLNGENNVRLLLDQMSDIRRPNRGAFFHCTIALVVPTNIVAGGHEFEATGIWRGSLAYEPRGANGFGYDPVFEPDGFEVTAAELAPEVKNEHSHRARAFELLLPELERIHAEL, from the coding sequence ATGAGCCTCGAGATCGTCCTCGCGACCCACAACGCTCACAAGGTGAGCGAGTTCCAGCGCATCATCGGCGGGCGGATGCCGGAGGTGACCGTGCTGCCCTACGACGGGCCGGAACCGATCGAAGACGGTACGTCGTTCATCGAGAACGCCTTCGTCAAGGCCCGCGCGGCCGCGGCCCACACCGGCCGCATCGCGCTCGCCGACGACTCGGGCATCGGAGTCGACGTCATGGGCGGCGCCCCCGGAATCTTCTCGGCGCGCTGGTCGGGATCGTCGTTGAACGGCGAGAACAACGTGCGGCTGCTCCTCGACCAGATGAGCGACATCCGCCGCCCGAATCGCGGTGCGTTCTTCCACTGCACGATCGCGCTCGTCGTGCCGACGAACATCGTGGCGGGCGGCCACGAGTTCGAGGCGACGGGCATCTGGCGCGGCTCGCTCGCGTACGAACCGCGCGGTGCGAACGGGTTCGGCTACGACCCCGTGTTCGAGCCCGACGGCTTCGAGGTCACGGCCGCCGAACTCGCTCCCGAGGTGAAGAACGAGCACTCGCACCGTGCCCGTGCGTTCGAGCTGCTGCTGCCCGAACTCGAGCGGATCCACGCGGAACTCTGA
- a CDS encoding type II secretion system F family protein, protein MNSIAWGAVLGVGALLIASPWLWPHTGERRPESRPISVLRTDLALAGVSRVPPIAFLLISLLVGIVVASVVFAVTLVMPLAVAALLVGGTSPWLVVRARANQRRASHRGVWPDIVDHLVSAVRSGLALPDAVMSLASVGPEETRAEFRRFARSYRASGNFSASIDELKDGLGDAIADRILETLRMAREVGGSDLVAVLRSLAAYLREDQAIRTEVAGRQSWVTNAARLGVAAPWVLLFMLASRPEAAVAYNSPAGATLIVGGLVVSIVAYRIMMAIGRLPAERRWFG, encoded by the coding sequence GTGAACTCCATTGCGTGGGGCGCCGTGCTCGGCGTCGGCGCGCTGCTCATCGCGTCGCCGTGGCTCTGGCCGCACACGGGCGAACGGCGACCCGAGTCCCGTCCGATTTCCGTGCTGCGCACCGACCTCGCGCTCGCCGGGGTGAGTCGAGTACCGCCGATCGCGTTCCTGCTCATCTCGCTCCTCGTCGGCATCGTCGTCGCCTCCGTCGTCTTCGCGGTGACACTTGTGATGCCGCTCGCCGTTGCGGCTCTGCTCGTCGGCGGCACCTCACCCTGGTTGGTCGTTCGCGCGCGAGCGAATCAGCGGAGGGCGTCCCACCGGGGCGTGTGGCCTGACATCGTCGACCATCTGGTCTCCGCCGTCCGCTCAGGTCTCGCTCTGCCGGATGCCGTGATGAGTCTCGCCTCGGTCGGCCCGGAGGAGACCCGGGCGGAGTTCCGCCGTTTCGCGAGGTCGTATCGAGCGAGCGGCAACTTCTCGGCGAGCATCGATGAACTGAAGGACGGCCTCGGCGACGCGATCGCCGACCGCATCCTCGAGACATTGCGCATGGCGCGAGAGGTCGGCGGCAGCGATCTCGTCGCCGTGCTGCGGTCGCTCGCGGCCTACCTCCGTGAAGACCAGGCGATCCGAACCGAAGTCGCCGGCCGGCAGTCGTGGGTGACGAACGCGGCCCGGCTGGGCGTCGCCGCACCCTGGGTCCTGCTGTTCATGCTCGCGAGCCGTCCCGAAGCGGCCGTCGCCTACAACTCGCCGGCCGGAGCGACACTCATCGTCGGCGGCCTCGTGGTCAGCATCGTGGCGTACCGCATCATGATGGCGATCGGCCGACTGCCCGCCGAACGGCGGTGGTTCGGATGA
- a CDS encoding cation diffusion facilitator family transporter — MAHSHDHGHSTANRTRLLIAIAFIGTVLVVEVVGAIISGSLALLADAGHMLSDLIGLIIALVAVIIAARPATDRQTYGYQRVEVFAALINGVILLVVAGFVAFEGVSRLIDGAQGEVQSTPMLIVAVIGLAANLVALVVLRGGAKQSINMRGAYLEVFGDLIGSVAVIVAAVVMMVTGFAAADSIASLFIAALIVPRALVLLRDVARVLSESAPAETDVAEIRAHILRTPGVVAVHDVHVWAITSGSHVFSAHVVVEPEIFESGRAGDILDELGGCLSEHFDVDHSTFQLEPAGREQREHQHHA, encoded by the coding sequence ATGGCACACTCTCACGACCACGGGCACTCGACGGCCAACCGCACGCGACTTCTGATCGCGATCGCGTTCATCGGCACGGTGCTCGTCGTCGAGGTCGTCGGCGCGATCATCTCGGGCTCTCTCGCGCTGCTCGCCGACGCCGGGCACATGCTCTCCGACCTCATCGGTCTCATCATCGCCCTCGTCGCCGTGATCATCGCCGCACGCCCTGCTACCGACCGGCAGACCTACGGGTATCAGCGGGTCGAGGTGTTCGCGGCGCTCATCAACGGCGTCATCCTCCTCGTCGTCGCCGGATTCGTGGCGTTCGAGGGTGTCAGCCGACTCATCGACGGCGCGCAGGGCGAGGTGCAGAGCACGCCGATGCTCATCGTCGCCGTCATCGGTCTCGCCGCGAATCTCGTCGCTCTCGTCGTGCTGCGCGGCGGCGCGAAGCAGTCGATCAACATGCGCGGCGCCTACCTCGAGGTCTTCGGCGACCTCATCGGCTCGGTCGCCGTCATCGTCGCGGCCGTCGTCATGATGGTCACGGGCTTCGCTGCGGCCGACTCTATCGCGTCGCTCTTCATCGCCGCCCTCATCGTTCCGCGCGCCCTCGTGCTGCTTCGCGACGTGGCGCGCGTCCTCAGCGAGTCGGCTCCCGCCGAGACGGATGTCGCGGAGATCCGTGCGCACATCCTGCGAACGCCCGGTGTCGTCGCCGTGCATGACGTGCACGTCTGGGCGATCACGTCGGGCTCACACGTCTTCAGTGCGCACGTCGTCGTCGAACCCGAGATCTTCGAGTCGGGCCGGGCGGGCGACATCCTCGACGAACTCGGGGGATGCCTGTCGGAGCACTTCGACGTCGACCACTCGACGTTCCAGCTCGAACCCGCCGGTCGCGAGCAGCGCGAGCACCAGCACCACGCCTAG
- the murI gene encoding glutamate racemase has protein sequence MTDAPIGIFDSGVGGLTVARAVTDQLPGESILYVGDLEHSPYGPKSIADVRGYALAVLDDLVQQGVKMLVIACNTASAAMLRDARERYDVPVVEVIQPAVRRAVTTTRNGRVGVIGTEGTINSRAYNDAFAAAPHLELFTEACPRFVEFVEAGITTGDELLAVAAEYLEPLRRAEVDTLVLGCTHYPFLKGAISYVMGENVSLVSSDVETANDVYRVLVSQGLLRTATTPATHRYEATGDDATAFLDLAHRLLGREIGSVDLVQTGDITLPR, from the coding sequence GTGACAGACGCGCCGATCGGGATCTTCGACTCGGGGGTCGGCGGGCTCACCGTCGCTCGCGCCGTGACCGATCAGCTCCCGGGCGAGTCGATCCTCTACGTCGGCGACCTCGAGCACTCGCCCTACGGCCCGAAGTCGATCGCCGATGTGCGCGGCTACGCGCTCGCGGTGCTCGACGACCTCGTGCAGCAGGGCGTCAAGATGCTCGTGATCGCCTGCAACACGGCGTCGGCGGCGATGCTGCGCGATGCGCGCGAGCGCTACGACGTGCCCGTCGTCGAGGTCATCCAGCCCGCGGTTCGTCGCGCGGTCACGACGACGCGCAACGGACGCGTCGGCGTCATCGGCACCGAGGGCACGATCAACTCGCGTGCCTACAACGACGCCTTCGCCGCGGCCCCGCACCTTGAGCTCTTCACCGAGGCCTGCCCGCGATTCGTCGAGTTCGTCGAGGCCGGCATCACGACGGGCGATGAGCTCCTCGCGGTCGCCGCCGAGTACCTCGAGCCGCTCCGCCGTGCCGAGGTCGACACGCTCGTGCTCGGCTGCACCCACTACCCCTTCCTCAAGGGCGCCATCTCCTACGTCATGGGCGAGAACGTCAGCCTCGTCTCGAGCGACGTCGAGACCGCCAACGACGTGTACCGCGTGCTCGTCTCGCAGGGGCTGCTGCGCACCGCGACGACCCCCGCGACGCACCGGTACGAAGCCACCGGCGACGACGCCACCGCATTCCTCGATCTCGCCCACCGACTGCTCGGGCGCGAGATCGGCAGCGTCGATCTCGTACAGACCGGCGACATCACCCTTCCCCGTTGA
- a CDS encoding type II secretion system F family protein: protein MTASIALAIVCGAGLGLGLWSIVAVIPRIGRARLVDRLAPYLVDTFNEAREMMARRTVHPVPVLAILASPLTGSLGVIASTIFGSATVTEHRLRQAGSPVTVPRFRVQQLAWAGIGVAAGAAIALLLPAASAPGVLRVTVPVIFGLLGAVGRDLVLQRAAKSRLARLSSELPSVVEFLSLSLAAGEGIVDSLRRVSRSSGGVVAAEFAAVISAVGSGVPIITALREMSVAMAHPALTRCVDQIAGALERGTPLADVLRAQAADIRGEGKRQLLETASKKEVAMLFPLVFLILPITILFAVFPGVMVLQAGF, encoded by the coding sequence ATGACGGCGAGCATCGCCCTCGCGATCGTGTGCGGCGCCGGTCTCGGCCTCGGGCTCTGGTCGATCGTGGCCGTCATCCCGAGGATCGGGCGGGCGCGACTCGTCGATCGGCTCGCCCCGTATCTCGTCGACACGTTCAACGAGGCCCGCGAGATGATGGCGCGGCGCACGGTGCACCCCGTGCCGGTGCTCGCGATCCTCGCGTCACCCCTCACCGGTTCACTCGGGGTGATCGCCTCGACGATCTTCGGTTCGGCGACCGTGACCGAACACCGTCTGCGGCAGGCGGGATCGCCGGTCACCGTGCCCCGATTCCGCGTGCAGCAGCTCGCGTGGGCCGGTATCGGTGTCGCGGCGGGCGCGGCGATCGCGCTCCTCCTCCCTGCGGCGAGTGCGCCGGGCGTTCTGCGCGTCACCGTGCCCGTGATCTTCGGCCTTCTGGGTGCGGTCGGCCGCGACCTCGTGCTGCAGCGCGCCGCGAAGAGCAGGCTGGCACGACTGTCGAGCGAGCTTCCGTCGGTCGTCGAGTTCCTGAGCCTGAGTCTCGCCGCGGGCGAGGGCATCGTCGACTCGCTCCGGCGGGTATCGCGGTCGAGCGGTGGCGTGGTCGCGGCCGAGTTCGCCGCTGTGATCTCCGCTGTCGGCAGCGGTGTGCCGATCATCACCGCACTCCGCGAGATGAGTGTCGCCATGGCGCATCCGGCTCTCACGCGCTGCGTCGATCAGATCGCCGGAGCACTCGAGAGGGGCACACCGCTTGCCGACGTGCTGCGCGCTCAAGCCGCCGACATCCGCGGCGAGGGCAAGCGACAGCTCCTCGAGACCGCGAGCAAGAAGGAGGTCGCGATGCTGTTCCCTCTCGTCTTCCTCATCCTGCCGATCACGATCCTCTTTGCCGTCTTCCCGGGCGTCATGGTCCTGCAGGCGGGGTTCTGA
- the ccmI gene encoding c-type cytochrome biogenesis protein CcmI: MFQGFAGWHLIIVIGVLLLIVGIAAIIIYVVTRSRAVTDQTTSPQAMPQSIESRLAELESLRTRGVISDDEYARQRRVILGEI, from the coding sequence ATGTTCCAGGGATTCGCCGGATGGCACCTCATCATCGTGATCGGCGTGCTGCTGCTGATCGTCGGTATCGCCGCGATCATCATCTACGTCGTCACGCGCAGTCGAGCCGTGACCGACCAGACGACATCTCCCCAGGCGATGCCGCAATCGATCGAGAGTCGCCTCGCCGAGCTCGAGTCGCTCCGCACGCGCGGCGTGATCTCCGACGACGAGTACGCGCGGCAGCGCCGGGTCATCCTCGGCGAGATCTGA
- a CDS encoding biliverdin-producing heme oxygenase, with translation MTIAPPTETTDDLLDVAALIRAASADDHKAAESRGFVTRLMKGELSLDDYTRYLAQYAYVYEALESRTRRADDPEIFTAELDRFASIESDLVALGAADWRETHPALPATQAYADHLRAIADDDVLYLAHHYTRYLGDLSGGQAIAALVARHYGATPEQLSFYRFEGIAPVPFKRTYREGINGLALAPEQVDALITEVRASFRFNSALFDALAA, from the coding sequence ATGACGATCGCTCCCCCGACCGAGACCACCGACGACCTCCTCGACGTCGCCGCGCTGATCCGTGCCGCTTCCGCCGACGACCACAAGGCTGCCGAGTCGCGGGGCTTCGTGACGCGCCTCATGAAGGGCGAGCTGTCGCTCGACGACTACACCCGCTACCTCGCTCAGTACGCCTACGTGTACGAGGCGCTCGAGTCGCGCACGCGTCGTGCCGACGACCCTGAGATCTTCACGGCCGAGCTCGACCGTTTCGCCTCGATCGAGAGCGACCTCGTCGCGCTCGGTGCCGCCGACTGGCGCGAGACTCACCCGGCACTGCCCGCGACGCAGGCCTATGCCGACCACCTCCGCGCGATCGCCGACGACGACGTGCTCTACCTCGCGCACCACTACACGCGCTACCTCGGCGACCTCTCGGGCGGACAGGCGATCGCCGCCCTCGTCGCCCGCCACTACGGCGCGACCCCCGAGCAGCTCTCGTTCTACCGGTTCGAGGGCATCGCGCCGGTGCCGTTCAAGCGCACGTACCGCGAGGGAATCAACGGTCTCGCACTCGCGCCCGAGCAGGTCGACGCCCTCATCACCGAGGTCCGCGCGTCGTTCCGATTCAACAGCGCCCTCTTCGACGCTCTCGCCGCCTGA
- a CDS encoding DedA family protein yields the protein MMPTALIPWLDPETIISAAGPWALVVVCLIVFAETGLLVGFLLPGDTLLVISGLLTHTSLVFGVDIWWVCLAIGLAAFVGGEVGYLIGHKAGPRIFERKESGVFSVKNVERTNAFFERFGGIAIILARFVPIVRTFAPVAAGVGHMNYKKYTLYNFIGAVIWGVGLTYFGFLIGYIPPVADFVQSYIDVILLGAVVITLIPTLWHYFQSMHKARKAEAAGLDVVTDHAEAEELVLDPEVFERGPEHSDGHDNR from the coding sequence ATGATGCCCACCGCCCTCATCCCCTGGCTCGACCCCGAGACGATCATCTCGGCGGCCGGCCCCTGGGCCCTCGTCGTCGTCTGTCTCATCGTCTTCGCCGAGACCGGGCTGCTCGTCGGGTTCCTCCTGCCGGGCGACACGCTGCTCGTCATCTCGGGCCTGCTGACCCACACGTCGCTCGTGTTCGGCGTCGACATCTGGTGGGTGTGTCTCGCGATCGGCCTCGCGGCCTTCGTCGGCGGTGAGGTGGGCTATCTGATCGGCCACAAGGCCGGCCCACGCATCTTCGAACGTAAAGAGTCGGGCGTCTTCAGCGTCAAGAACGTCGAGCGCACCAACGCATTCTTCGAGCGTTTCGGCGGCATCGCGATCATCCTCGCGCGCTTCGTGCCGATCGTGCGCACGTTCGCCCCCGTCGCCGCCGGCGTCGGCCACATGAACTACAAGAAGTACACGCTCTACAACTTCATCGGCGCCGTCATCTGGGGTGTCGGCCTCACGTACTTCGGCTTCCTCATCGGCTACATCCCGCCCGTCGCCGACTTCGTGCAGTCCTACATCGACGTCATCCTGCTCGGTGCCGTCGTCATCACGCTCATCCCGACGCTCTGGCACTACTTCCAGTCGATGCACAAGGCGCGGAAGGCCGAGGCCGCGGGCCTCGACGTCGTCACCGATCACGCCGAAGCCGAAGAGCTCGTGCTTGACCCCGAGGTCTTCGAGCGCGGCCCCGAGCACAGCGACGGTCACGACAACCGCTGA
- a CDS encoding multidrug transporter, translating into MTDMTPEEKRHDQLTTAPKASESDAAPRITVTEDDGVKRIDIADTAAVRPGEPPAKG; encoded by the coding sequence ATGACCGACATGACCCCCGAAGAGAAGCGCCACGACCAGCTCACGACGGCGCCGAAGGCGAGCGAGAGCGACGCCGCCCCGCGCATCACCGTGACGGAAGATGACGGAGTGAAGCGCATCGACATCGCCGACACCGCCGCGGTACGACCGGGCGAGCCGCCTGCGAAGGGCTGA
- a CDS encoding pilus assembly protein TadG-related protein, whose product MTRLRDDEGSTLLITIFYAFVGLSVILVVVAATSLYLERKRLFTLADGAALAAAESFDLDEISIDGDSLEVELTSDRVARATTEHLAIAATPDDAIEIVAATSPDGQSAVVTLRSVWRPPVAGELLPIEIPVTVTSTARSVFG is encoded by the coding sequence ATGACGAGACTGCGCGACGACGAGGGGTCGACCCTGCTCATCACAATCTTCTACGCGTTTGTCGGTCTCAGCGTCATCCTCGTCGTCGTCGCCGCGACATCCCTGTACCTCGAGCGCAAACGGCTCTTCACCCTCGCCGACGGTGCGGCGCTCGCCGCAGCCGAGTCGTTCGACCTCGACGAGATCAGCATCGACGGCGACTCGCTCGAGGTCGAGCTCACGAGCGATCGTGTCGCCCGCGCTACGACAGAACACCTCGCGATCGCGGCAACGCCCGACGACGCCATCGAGATCGTCGCAGCGACGAGTCCGGACGGGCAGAGCGCCGTCGTGACCCTCCGGTCGGTCTGGCGTCCACCGGTCGCGGGGGAGCTACTGCCGATCGAGATACCCGTGACCGTGACGTCGACGGCGCGGTCGGTCTTCGGCTGA
- a CDS encoding MFS transporter produces MTAAAPGFSWRSVILPAFLPTALFALGEGALIPIIPIVADDLGATLAIAGLIAAMIMVGQLLSDIPSGWLVSRIGERNAMIWGAIFALLGVLVSVSAPSPLVLGLGILMIGIATAVFSIARHAFLTTFVPVSHRARALSTLGGVFRGGWFVGPLLASLVIGLTGSAQTVFWIAVGGFVAVILVLLLLPDPEATFGRAPVVREPSGEVVTTGEAEVEAESRGIFSTLWHHRGVLARVGTAAGLISALRASRTVVLPLWAVSIGISPADTALIIGIAGGIDFALFYVSGLVMDRFGRLWSAIPAMIGLGIGFLTLSFTHDLEGAAVWFVVIAVVLALSNGLSSGVVMTLSADLAPPDDPAPFLGGFRFITDAGAAGAPLVISAATSLASLSLGVGAMGVLGFVGAFLLWRYVPRYVPKRR; encoded by the coding sequence GTGACTGCCGCCGCGCCCGGGTTCTCCTGGCGCTCGGTGATCCTTCCCGCATTCCTGCCGACGGCCCTCTTCGCCCTCGGTGAAGGAGCCCTCATCCCCATCATCCCGATCGTCGCCGACGACCTCGGCGCGACACTCGCGATCGCCGGCCTCATCGCGGCGATGATCATGGTGGGGCAGCTGCTCAGCGACATCCCGAGCGGATGGCTCGTGAGCCGGATCGGTGAGCGGAACGCGATGATCTGGGGCGCGATCTTCGCGCTGCTCGGTGTGCTCGTCTCGGTGTCGGCGCCGTCGCCGCTCGTGCTCGGCCTCGGAATCCTCATGATCGGCATCGCGACGGCGGTGTTCTCGATCGCGCGGCACGCGTTCCTCACGACGTTCGTTCCGGTGAGCCACCGCGCTCGCGCCCTCTCGACGCTCGGCGGGGTGTTCCGTGGCGGCTGGTTCGTGGGGCCCTTGCTCGCGTCGCTCGTCATCGGGCTCACAGGTTCGGCGCAGACGGTGTTCTGGATCGCGGTCGGCGGCTTCGTCGCCGTCATCCTCGTGCTGCTCCTCCTTCCCGACCCCGAGGCGACGTTCGGCCGCGCGCCGGTCGTGCGGGAGCCGAGCGGCGAGGTCGTGACGACGGGTGAGGCCGAGGTGGAGGCCGAGTCGCGCGGCATCTTCTCGACGCTCTGGCACCATCGCGGCGTGCTCGCCCGGGTCGGTACGGCCGCAGGTCTCATCTCGGCGCTCCGCGCGAGCCGCACCGTCGTGCTGCCACTGTGGGCCGTCTCGATCGGCATCTCGCCCGCCGATACGGCCCTCATCATCGGCATCGCCGGCGGCATCGACTTCGCGCTCTTCTACGTGAGCGGGCTCGTCATGGACCGGTTCGGGCGTCTGTGGAGCGCGATCCCCGCGATGATCGGTCTCGGCATCGGCTTCCTCACCCTGTCGTTCACGCACGATCTCGAGGGAGCCGCGGTGTGGTTCGTCGTGATCGCCGTCGTGCTCGCCCTCTCGAACGGGCTGAGTTCGGGCGTCGTGATGACGCTGAGCGCCGACCTCGCTCCCCCGGACGACCCGGCACCCTTCCTCGGCGGCTTCCGCTTCATCACCGATGCGGGCGCAGCAGGTGCGCCCCTCGTCATCTCGGCGGCGACGTCGCTCGCGTCGCTCTCGCTCGGCGTCGGCGCGATGGGTGTGCTCGGCTTCGTCGGCGCGTTCCTGCTGTGGCGGTATGTGCCGCGCTACGTGCCGAAGCGGCGCTGA
- a CDS encoding TadE/TadG family type IV pilus assembly protein, whose product MAEFSLVSVLLTALVLGVVQLALALHVRNTTLDAAAEGARYAALADTGLDAGIERTKDLIATAVGPAYTTDVSAAYVEFAGVPAVGVRVVTSIPLVGLLGVERGLDVSGHAALESMD is encoded by the coding sequence ATCGCGGAGTTCAGTCTCGTCTCGGTGCTGCTCACGGCACTCGTGCTCGGAGTCGTGCAACTCGCCCTCGCACTGCACGTGCGCAATACGACGCTCGATGCGGCGGCGGAGGGTGCTCGGTACGCGGCCCTCGCCGATACCGGGCTCGACGCGGGAATCGAACGCACGAAAGACCTCATCGCGACGGCCGTCGGTCCGGCGTACACCACCGATGTCAGCGCCGCCTATGTCGAGTTCGCGGGAGTGCCCGCGGTCGGAGTGCGGGTCGTCACGAGCATCCCGCTCGTCGGCCTTCTCGGGGTCGAGAGGGGGTTGGATGTCTCGGGACACGCCGCACTCGAATCGATGGACTGA
- the rph gene encoding ribonuclease PH — MTDIRKDGRTPDELRAVTIERGWSEHAEGSALISFGRTKVLCTASFTNGVPRWLNGQGKGWVTAEYAMLPRSTNTRNDREAVRGKIGGRTHEISRLIGRSLRAVVDVKALGENTIVIDCDVLQADGGTRTAAITGAYVALADALEWGREKGFIAKKAVPLIDSVSAVSVGIIDGTPMLDLAYVEDVRAETDMNVVATGRGLFVEVQGTAEGAPFDRRELDSLLDLALAGTADLTRIQLEALGA; from the coding sequence ATGACCGACATCCGCAAGGACGGGCGTACGCCCGACGAACTCCGCGCCGTCACGATCGAGCGCGGCTGGAGCGAGCACGCCGAGGGCAGCGCCCTCATCTCGTTCGGACGCACCAAGGTGCTCTGCACCGCGTCGTTCACGAACGGCGTGCCGCGCTGGCTCAACGGCCAGGGCAAGGGCTGGGTCACGGCCGAGTACGCGATGCTTCCCCGCTCGACCAACACCCGCAACGACCGTGAGGCCGTGCGCGGCAAGATCGGTGGGCGCACCCACGAGATCAGCCGTCTCATCGGCCGGAGCCTCCGCGCCGTCGTCGACGTCAAGGCGCTCGGCGAGAACACCATCGTCATCGACTGCGACGTGCTGCAGGCCGATGGCGGCACGCGCACCGCGGCGATCACGGGCGCCTACGTCGCGCTCGCCGACGCGCTCGAGTGGGGCCGCGAGAAGGGCTTCATCGCCAAGAAGGCCGTGCCGCTCATCGACAGCGTCTCGGCCGTCTCGGTCGGCATCATCGACGGCACCCCCATGCTCGACCTCGCCTACGTCGAAGACGTGCGCGCCGAGACCGACATGAACGTCGTCGCCACGGGCCGCGGCCTCTTCGTCGAGGTGCAGGGCACGGCAGAGGGCGCACCCTTCGACCGCCGCGAACTCGACTCGCTGCTCGACCTCGCCCTCGCGGGCACCGCCGACCTGACGCGCATCCAGCTCGAGGCCCTCGGCGCATGA
- a CDS encoding CpaF family protein yields the protein MGGEILAIAEQVRSRVRRDGVDLSGDDAAAERYVADAVRAYSERALAGAHDTLPDEAETARAVVASLTGYGPLQPFLDDPTIEEIWINGPTRVFVARNGVPELTPLVLAESEIRDLVERMLQASGRRVDLSTPFVDASLPDGSRIHVVIPDITRDHISVNIRKFHRRIGDLSRLVALDSLTQQAAEFLRMSVLAGLNILVSGATQAGKTTLVNALLSGARPTDRIVTVEETFELDVAARDVVALQCRQPSLEGTGEITLRRLVKEALRMRPDRLVVGEVREAESLDLLIALNAGVPGMCTIHANTARDALTKLCTLPLLAGRNIDSAFVVPTVATCVDLVVHCRMERGGRRRVSEIVAPSGRHSGSVIEASPIFALDGGELRATGGYPVRTEKFEAAGFDPAIVLSRRS from the coding sequence ATGGGTGGGGAGATTCTGGCGATCGCCGAGCAGGTGCGGTCGCGCGTGCGACGCGACGGCGTCGATCTGTCGGGCGACGATGCGGCGGCTGAGCGATACGTCGCCGACGCGGTTCGGGCGTACAGCGAGCGCGCGCTCGCCGGAGCGCACGACACCCTTCCCGACGAGGCCGAGACCGCGCGCGCGGTCGTCGCGTCGCTGACCGGGTACGGGCCACTGCAGCCGTTCCTCGACGACCCCACGATCGAGGAGATCTGGATCAACGGGCCGACGCGCGTCTTCGTCGCACGGAACGGCGTGCCCGAACTGACTCCGCTCGTGCTCGCCGAGTCCGAGATCCGCGATCTCGTCGAGCGCATGCTCCAGGCCTCCGGGCGCCGGGTCGATCTCTCGACGCCGTTCGTCGATGCATCGCTGCCCGACGGATCGCGCATCCACGTCGTCATCCCCGACATCACGCGCGACCACATCTCGGTCAACATCCGCAAGTTCCACCGCCGCATCGGCGATCTCAGCCGCCTCGTCGCTCTCGACTCGCTGACGCAGCAGGCGGCCGAATTCCTGCGCATGAGCGTGCTCGCCGGGCTCAACATCCTCGTCTCCGGGGCGACGCAGGCGGGCAAGACGACGCTCGTCAACGCACTCCTCTCGGGTGCACGTCCCACCGATCGCATCGTCACCGTCGAGGAGACGTTCGAGCTCGATGTCGCCGCGCGTGACGTGGTCGCGCTGCAGTGCCGACAGCCCAGCCTCGAGGGCACGGGCGAGATCACGCTGCGGCGCCTCGTGAAAGAGGCGCTGCGCATGCGCCCCGACCGCCTCGTCGTCGGCGAGGTGCGGGAGGCCGAGAGCCTCGACCTGCTCATCGCACTCAACGCGGGCGTGCCGGGCATGTGCACAATCCACGCCAACACCGCGCGCGACGCGCTGACCAAGCTCTGCACCCTGCCGCTGCTCGCCGGTCGCAACATCGATTCCGCGTTCGTCGTGCCGACGGTCGCGACGTGCGTCGACCTCGTCGTGCACTGCCGCATGGAGAGGGGCGGCCGGCGGCGAGTCAGCGAGATCGTCGCCCCGAGCGGGCGACACTCGGGGTCAGTCATCGAGGCGAGCCCCATCTTCGCGCTCGACGGGGGAGAGCTCCGCGCGACCGGCGGGTATCCGGTGCGCACGGAGAAGTTCGAGGCCGCGGGCTTCGACCCCGCGATCGTGCTGTCAAGGCGATCGTGA